Part of the Labilibaculum antarcticum genome, TGTAGGAACCATTGTATTCCTATACCAAAAGTCGCAAGATAAGCCTGTGATTTACAACACAAAATCACCTGAGATAACAGATATTATTAAAAAGACCGTTGCAACCGGATCTGTTGTTCCAAGAAAAGAAATCGCAATTAAACCTCAGGGAGTTTCCGGAATTATTGAAACCTTGTATGTAGAGGCTGGGGACATGATTAAAAAAGGTGATCCTATTGCGAAAATAAAGATCATTCCTGATATGATTAATTTAAATAGTGCTGAGTCCAGAGTTAAAGTGGCCCAAATTAATTACGAGGACAAAGAGATTAATTATCAGCGTGACAAAGCTTTGTTTGATAAAAAAGTTATTTCAGAATCTGATTTCCAAAAAACTCAATTGTCTTTCCGGAATTCTAAAGAAGAATTACAATCAGCTAAAGATAATCTTCAATTAATTAAGAAAGGTGTAACCCAAAGTTCCACCAAAGAAACAAATACAATCATTCGTTCAACAATTGAAGGAATGATACTGGATATTCCTGTAAAAGAAGGTAATTCGGTTATTCAGAGTAATACTTTTAATGATGGTACCACGGTTGCTATTGTTGCTGATATGGGCGAAATGATTTTTCAAGGTAAAGTTGACGAGACTGAAGTTGGAAAAATTGTTCAGGGAATGAACCTTAAATTAACCATTGGAGCTATTGAAGATATGAAATTTGATGCTCATTTGGAATATATTTCACCAAAAGGTGTGGAAGAGAATGGTGCCATTCAATTCGAAATCAAAGCCTCGGTTAAGCTTCGTAAAGATTTCTTTATCCGTTCGGGATACAGCGCAAATGCCGAAATTGTTTTGGATAAAAGAGAAAAAGTATTGACTGTGAACGAAAGTCTTTTGGAGTTTAAAAATGATTCAACTTTTGTTGAAGTAGAAACTTCTGAACAAATATTCGAAAAGAGATTTATTAAAACGGGTCTTTCGGATGGTATCAACATTGAAGTTTTAGACGGTATCACCAAAGACGATAAGCTTAAAGGAGCCAAAAAGAAAAAAATTGACAAAATAAAAGAAGAGAAAAAAGAAGAGTAAAATAAAGTTTCTTTTGATTGGCTTTACATTACAAAAGCAATTTGGCCATCTTCAAGCTTTCATTATTAGTTTAATGACGAAAAACTAGTTCTATCGGATCAAAAAATAAATAGACACATGAAAAAGATATTATTACTTGTCCTTGTTTTTGCCTTTTCCTTTTCCGGCATTTATGCGCAGGAATTATGGAATTTGGAAAAATGCATTACTCATGCAAAGGAACACAACATCAATCTTAAGTTGCAAAAACTGGATGCTGATGTTCAGGCAAACAATACCAAACAATCCAAACTTGATTTGTTACCAATTTTAAATGGTAGCACAAGCTACAACTTTAACTATGGACGGTCATTAAGAGCTGACAATACTTATGAGAACGCAAACAGTCAAACCGGTTCTCTTGGAATTTCATCGAATGTTACTCTATTTAGTGGCTTTCAAAAGTGGAATTCAGTAAAGCAAAACGAATTGGATCTTAAAGCCAATTTACAAGATGTTGAAAAGGCAAAAGAAGATTTAGCCCTGAATATCACATCCTACTTTTTGGATATCTTATTCAAAAAAGAGCTTCTTCAGGTTGCACATGAGCAACTAAAGGTTACTGAGCTTCAAATTAACAGAACAGAAGTATTGGTAGAAGCAGGAACCTTACCTAAAGGCACTTTAATGGAACAGAAAGCACAGGCTGCACGGGAAGACCTTGCGGTTGTGAATGCACAAAATGGGCTTGATATTGCTTTACTTGACCTTGCACAGCTATTAGATTTAAAAGACACTCAAGCGTTTGATATTGCAACTCCTGAACTTCCGGTTTTAAATGCAACCAGATCGATGGCTGACCCCGAATCTGTTTTCGTTAATGCTTTAACTTTCCGACCTGAGATGAAAGCCGCACAATACCGTTTGGAAAGTTCTGAGAAAGGTTTGATTATTGCAAAAGGTCAACGTACTCCAACTTTATCTATGTATGGATCATGGAATTCAGGCTATCGAAGAAACCAACCTGAATATGGCATTGCTTTAGACGGAAGTCCACTGATTATCCGAAAAGAAATGAAGCTTAACGATCAACTTAAATTATTTGAATCAAAAAGCTTTGGTTTCAACTTGAGTATTCCCATTTTTAATGGTGGTATTGTAAATCGAAACATTAGCAATGCAAAGATAAACATCGATCGTTCCAAATTGTATATGGAGAACTCTAAAAACACTCTTCGAAAAGATATTCAACAGGCACATGCTAATGCAAAGGCTGCTATGAAAAAGTTTTTCTCTAGTGAAACAGCAGTTTCTTCAACCGAAGAAGCCTTCCGTTATACCGAAGAAAAATTCAACTTAGGCTTGGTTAATTCTGTAGATTACAATCAGGAAAAAAACAATCTTTTTAAATCAAAATCAGATTTACTGCAAGCGAAATACGAATACATATTCCGAACCAAAATTCTAGATTTCTATAATGGTATCGAAATAAATTTATAGTCAAGTTTCAAATTCGAGAAAGCTCTCAACCAATTAATGGTTGGGGGCTTTTTTTACACCGTACGTGTTCCCTATTAGTTAATTGTCTTAGAAATAGGATGGTATTATTCAATTTTAATTAATTTGAAGCCTGCAATTGCATATATTTCAATTGTTATCGTTCACAATTCCTATTTTATCCTTTATTTTGCATTGATTTAAAAATATATCAAATGGCATTACTCTTACATATCGAGACATCAACAGCAGTTTGTTCTGTTGCATTAGGAAAAGATGGTGATTTATTGGCTCTTAAGGAGACCAAAGAAGGAATGAAACACGCAAGTCACCTCACCGTTTTTATTGGAAACATTTTAAAGGAAAATAATTTTACACCAGCCGATTTAGACGGAGTTGCTATTAGCATGGGACCCGGCTCTTATACAGGCTTACGAATTGGCGTTTCAACAGCCAAAGGAATTTGTTACGGTGCAAACCTGCCTCTTATCGCAATTAACACCTTGCAGGCAATGACAAAACCATTGCTTGACAATACTGATGTGCTTGCTCAAATAAACAATCCCGAAAAGGCTTATTACTGTCCTATGATTGATGCGCGAAGAATGGAAGTTTACACTGCATTTTTCAATAACAAAAATGAATTAATTAGAGATATTTCTGCTGATATCATTGATGAAAATTCCTATTCGAATGAACTTTCTGAACGGGAAATTGTTTTCTTCGGAGATGGTTCATCCAAATGTAAAGAAGTGATCAAAAGTAAAAATGGCATCTTTATTGATAGTATAACAACATCAGCGATAGGAATGATAAAGCTGGCTGAAATAAAATTTCAAAATAAGGAATTTGAAGATGTAGCCTATTTTGAGCCTTTTTATTTGAAAGATTTTGTAGCTACTACTTCTAAAAAGAATATCTTTAAATAAGAACTAACAATAATAAATATGTATAAATTCTCTCTTAGTATTCTTCTGATTTTTGTAAGCCACACAATTTCGTTGGCCGATTTTCCTATTAAGGATAGCGAAAAAGGAGAAAATTTAAGATATATTATACATTATGGAATTATTCGAGGCGGAAAGGCGAGCTTAAAAGTAAGAATTGAAAACATAGATGGTCAAGATCTGTATCATGCTACTCTAACGGGTAAAACTGTAGGACTATTTAATACGCTTTATAAGGTCAAAGACACATACGAGAGCTTTATTTCTCCTGAAACCTTGCTTCCTGTAAAAGCCATTCGGGATATCCGGGAAGGCAATTACA contains:
- a CDS encoding efflux RND transporter periplasmic adaptor subunit, producing the protein MKKVFRIVLVVFFILLFVGTIVFLYQKSQDKPVIYNTKSPEITDIIKKTVATGSVVPRKEIAIKPQGVSGIIETLYVEAGDMIKKGDPIAKIKIIPDMINLNSAESRVKVAQINYEDKEINYQRDKALFDKKVISESDFQKTQLSFRNSKEELQSAKDNLQLIKKGVTQSSTKETNTIIRSTIEGMILDIPVKEGNSVIQSNTFNDGTTVAIVADMGEMIFQGKVDETEVGKIVQGMNLKLTIGAIEDMKFDAHLEYISPKGVEENGAIQFEIKASVKLRKDFFIRSGYSANAEIVLDKREKVLTVNESLLEFKNDSTFVEVETSEQIFEKRFIKTGLSDGINIEVLDGITKDDKLKGAKKKKIDKIKEEKKEE
- a CDS encoding TolC family protein; the encoded protein is MKKILLLVLVFAFSFSGIYAQELWNLEKCITHAKEHNINLKLQKLDADVQANNTKQSKLDLLPILNGSTSYNFNYGRSLRADNTYENANSQTGSLGISSNVTLFSGFQKWNSVKQNELDLKANLQDVEKAKEDLALNITSYFLDILFKKELLQVAHEQLKVTELQINRTEVLVEAGTLPKGTLMEQKAQAAREDLAVVNAQNGLDIALLDLAQLLDLKDTQAFDIATPELPVLNATRSMADPESVFVNALTFRPEMKAAQYRLESSEKGLIIAKGQRTPTLSMYGSWNSGYRRNQPEYGIALDGSPLIIRKEMKLNDQLKLFESKSFGFNLSIPIFNGGIVNRNISNAKINIDRSKLYMENSKNTLRKDIQQAHANAKAAMKKFFSSETAVSSTEEAFRYTEEKFNLGLVNSVDYNQEKNNLFKSKSDLLQAKYEYIFRTKILDFYNGIEINL
- the tsaB gene encoding tRNA (adenosine(37)-N6)-threonylcarbamoyltransferase complex dimerization subunit type 1 TsaB, with the translated sequence MALLLHIETSTAVCSVALGKDGDLLALKETKEGMKHASHLTVFIGNILKENNFTPADLDGVAISMGPGSYTGLRIGVSTAKGICYGANLPLIAINTLQAMTKPLLDNTDVLAQINNPEKAYYCPMIDARRMEVYTAFFNNKNELIRDISADIIDENSYSNELSEREIVFFGDGSSKCKEVIKSKNGIFIDSITTSAIGMIKLAEIKFQNKEFEDVAYFEPFYLKDFVATTSKKNIFK